The following proteins are encoded in a genomic region of Arachis ipaensis cultivar K30076 chromosome B02, Araip1.1, whole genome shotgun sequence:
- the LOC107623021 gene encoding proline-, glutamic acid- and leucine-rich protein 1 — protein MSAFDFINGVYDAAFKPRLLLSIVRDHLPDSKRPFSNHSSTVSKVVYLVKTHRLLSESFTDSMDPKVVEAWKSAVTTWVERILELLDSPVSDKCWVGISLLGVTCQLCSPVRFVESFVPWFQKLLPSLRSQEDSSFLRVAACASMSDMFARLSKFPKFKKDGTACAPKVVQPVLKLLSDSKSDVVWENAINLLCTIIMTFQSSINQNNYESIECAIAIKLLSKESNECSPDIAKKLAYCLALLPKSKADEGSWSVMLQKLLVLINDQLNFAFQGLEEATVRNQITGLLFLPGKPLPSPLGGNILAEEIINRKWSEQSPASDVPTLIFACCTMLTSSYPVKVKIPVRLLLALAERMLIVNGSLPQMSFPFTTARQQEDICSVLPSLHLCSLELLDAIIKAMGSQLLPHAGSIARIITKYFKDCALPDLRIKFYSVTRTLLLSMGVGMAMYLAQEVVNNAFSDLETIDNKSGGASNGSNPNASAGSLPSPSRRKRKHKNASGPLQENDDGGLGAEVLKNNPSIPISLRIAALEALETLITVAGSLRFEPWRSKVDDVVFATAMDSFKEESASSEISEFQQEELAEPIADLQLAALRALLASFLSFARIRPPYLSEGLDLFRRGKQQTGTKVAEFCMHALLALEVLIHPRELPLPNYVSTIENEHNFRDENSSWSNRGPVGFRQVGFDTPDTVDDLYAKWMENASGTGTRTNVSIPKNTVRTDEPSEAIRDTNHNVLSGHQCSGTEVQERNEIAGSDAPTNADVEMRAAEDEFVSKSDKPVESMMQSQEPVSNTTIIPVDREPVATEVQPERIVSDSTTAHNEGSSRMELGEGSSANKVSESASPKRTPDTIMIQESAFKLNLGDSVAHDDFDLPEIVDADPDTDSE, from the exons ATGTCTGCATTCGACTTCATCAATGGCGTGTACGACGCTGCATTCAAGCCACGTTTGCTTCTCTCCATCGTCAGGGACCACCTCCCCGACAGCAAACGACCGTTTTCGAACCATTCTTCTACGGTTTCAAAGGTTGTCTATTTGGTCAAAACGCACCGTCTCCTCTCTGAGTCTTTCACTGATTCCATGGACCCAAAAGTCGTTGAAGCTTGGAAATCAGCTGTTACTACCTGGGTCGAGCGTATTTTGGAACTTCTCGATAGCCCTGTG TCAGATAAATGTTGGGTAGGAATCTCTCTGCTTGGGGTTACTTGTCAATTGTGCAGCCCTGTTCGTTTCGTGGAATCCTTCGTTCCGTGGTTTCAGAAGTTGTTGCCTTCTCTACGG TCACAAGAAGATTCTTCATTCTTGAGGGTGGCTGCATGCGCTTCAATGTCTGATATGTTTGCAAG GTTAAGTAAATTTCCCAAGTTCAAGAAAGATGGGACAGCCTGTGCCCCGAAAGTTGTTCAACCTGTTTTGAAGCTGTTAAGTGATTCTAAATCCGATGTTGTATGG GAGAACGCAATTAATTTGTTGTGTACCATAATTATGACATTTCAATCTTCTATTAATCAGAATAATTATGAAAGT ATTGAATGTGCTATTGCTATAAAACTTTTATCCAAAGAGTCCAACGAATGCAGTCCTGATATTGCAAAG AAACTTGCATATTGCCTTGCATTGCTTCCGAAATCAAAAGCAGATGAAGGAAGCTGGTCTGTGATGCTGCAGAAGCtcttggttttgataaatgatcaATTAAATTTTGCCTTTCAAGGCCTTGAAGAAG CAACCGTGCGTAATCAGATTACTGGATTGCTGTTCTTGCCTGGAAAACCTCTTCCTTCCCCTTTAGGAGGCAATATATTGGCCGAAGAAATTATTAACAGAAAGTGGTCTGAGCAATCTCCAGCGTCTGATGTGCCTACACTTATCTTTGCCTGTTGCACGATGCTGACAAGTTCATATCCCGTTAAG GTAAAAATACCTGTTCGCTTGTTGTTGGCCCTTGCCGAGAGAATGCTAATTGTCAATGGCTCTTTGCCGCAAATGTCATTCCCATTCACGACTGCTAGGCAACAAGAGGACATTTGCTCGGTACTTCCGTCTTTACACTTGTGCAGCCTTGAATTGCTTGATGCTATCATAAAGGCCATGGGAAG TCAACTATTACCACATGCGGGCTCTATTGCTCGTATTATTACAAAGTACTTCAAGGATTGTGCATTGCCAGATTTAAGGATCAAGTTCTATTCGGTCACACGGACTCTACTCTTATCCATGGGTGTTG GAATGGCTATGTACCTTGCACAAGAAGTTGTTAACAATGCATTTTCCGATCTAGAAACCATAGATAATAAAAGTGGTGGAGCATCCAATGGTTCTAATCCAAATGCCTCGGCTGGATCACTGCCATCACCAAGTCGTAGAAAGAGGAAGCATAAGAATGCAAGTGGTCCTCTTCAGGAGAATGATGATGGTGGTTTGGGAGCAGAAGTTCTCAAGAACAATCCATCGATTCCAATTTCTCTTAGGATAGCCGCTCTTGAGGCGTTAGAGACTCTCATTACTGTG GCTGGCTCTTTAAGATTCGAACCGTGGAGATCGAAAGTTGATGATGTTGTGTTTGCCACAGCAATGGATTCCTTCAAAGAAGAATCAGCAAGTAGCGAAATTAGTGAATTCCAGCAAGAAGAACTTGCTGAACCCATTGCTGATTTGCAGCTTGCTGCATTGCGCGCTCTTTTGGCATCTTTTCTCTCTTTTGCTCGGATTCGGCCTCCATATTTATCTGAGGGTCTCGACCTTTTCCGTAGAG GGAAGCAACAAACAGGAACAAAAGTAGCTGAGTTTTGTATGCATGCACTTTTAGCCTTGGAAGTGCTTATACATCCTAGGGAACTTCCTTTGCCGAATTACGTTTCTACCATTGAAAATGAGCACAATTTCCGAGACGAAAACAGTAGCTGGAGCAACCGAGGCCCGGTTGGTTTTCGACAAGTAGGGTTCGATACTCCCGACACTGTCGATGATTTGTATGCTAAATGGATGGAAAATGCCAGCGGAACCGGAACCAGAACCAATGTATCGATACCTAAGAATACAGTACGCACCGACGAGCCTTCTGAGGCCATTAGAGACACCAACCATAATGTGCTTTCCGGGCACCAGTGTTCAGGCACTGAAGTCCAAGAAAGGAATGAGATAGCTGGATCCGACGCCCCGACCAATGCAGATGTTGAAATGAGGGCTGCCGAGGATGAATTCGTTTCCAAGTCGGACAAACCTGTCGAATCCATGATGCAATCTCAGGAACCTGTCTCCAACACCACTATCATCCCTGTAGATCGCGAGCCGGTAGCTACCGAGGTGCAACCTGAGAGGATTGTTTCTGACAGCACGACGGCTCACAATGAAGGCAGCAGTCGGATGGAATTAGGCGAAGGAAGCTCGGCTAATAAAGTCTCTGAATCTGCCTCGCCGAAAAGAACACCAGACACTATAATGATTCAGGAATCTGCATTTAAATTGAATCTTGGTGATTCAGTGGCTCATGATGATTTTGATCTTCCTGAAATTGTGGATGCAGACCCAGATACTGATTCTGAGTAA
- the LOC107623046 gene encoding uncharacterized protein LOC107623046 translates to MWRLRIDRLQDREFIWMPYNSPDVLQVVHPEALEPRHMALWRSVTSLIYFAVIEWHQIDRVLPQFGGVQPCPHPALNIDFLMSKDGKGGDRWFPYHLQKWHLHWDSRAETVLRFDIVADPGSSHEFLEWWSQHGKRFLSPEMHLEDPKAVPIPVEASQRGAGRVPDMDRPEDVPDRRWVERRARVGTRRSQCEWRWLDQAMDDVDDAGPAGGGRRGQGGKRKARGAADHPGRDPDDDQHEPVGEDGAAAVAVAGVSTHDGGHGGEWYGSGVGDGADRGDAGLGSGPLGDYFVGVPAHDQTQKEGTPWVIPGS, encoded by the exons ATGTGGAGGCTGAGGATAGATCGGTTACAGGACAGGGAA TTTATCTGGATGCCGTACAACAGCCCCGACGTACTTCAGGTTGTGCATCCAGAGGCtttggagcctcggcatatggCGTTGTGGCGGTCTGTGACGTCGCTGATCTACTTTGCCGTTatagagtggcatcagatagaTAGGGTTCTTCCGCAGTTCGGAGGGGTGCAGCCCTGTCCGCATCCCGCCCTAAACATCGACTTTCTAATGTCGAAGGATGGCAAAGGCGGCGATCGATGGTTCCCGTACCATTTGCAAAAATGGCATCTCCATTGGGACTCCCGTGCGGAGACCGTGCTGAGGTTCGATATTGTTGCCGACCCTGGATCGTCGCATGAGTTCCTGGAGTGGTGGAGTCAGCATGGAAAGAGGTTCTTGTCTCCGGAGATGCACTTGGAGGATCCGAAAGCCGTTCCTATTCCAGTTGAGGCGTCACAGCGGGGTGCTGGGCGGGTTCCTGACATGGATCGTCCTGAGGACGTGCCGGACAGGCGGTGGGTTGAGAGGAGAGCTCGTGTGGGGACACGACGGAGCCAGTGTGAGTGGAGGTGGCTTGATCAGGCTATGGACGATGTTGACGATGCCGGTCCCGCTGGAGGCGGACGACGAGGCCAGGGAGGGAAACGGAAAGCGCGTGGTGCGGCGGACCACCCTGGTCGTGACCCTGACGACGATCAGCATGAGCCCGTGGGCGAGGATGGTGCAGCGGCTGTTGCAGTTGCTGGTGTTAGTACCCATGATGGAGGACATGGAGGTGAGTGGTATGGGTCAGGTGTGGGTGACGGGGCTGACCGTGGTGACGCTGGACTTGGGTCGGGGCCTCTTGGAGATTACTTCGTTGGTGTACCCGCCCATGACCAGACTCAGAAGGAGGGTACCCCATGGGTTATTCCGGGATCATAG
- the LOC107623056 gene encoding pentatricopeptide repeat-containing protein At1g74900, mitochondrial — protein MLTRALPKLPKPKTSFSVPPRTFSSCTHCPSPPQPAAEEDANAVAKLVLQSDPKTLSEALAKPTFQWSPHLVDRVLKLLWNHGPKAVQFFNALFRHPTYVHSPSSFDHAVDIAARMRDYQAAWALVVRMRSLRIGPTPKTLAILAERYASAGKAHRAVNVFLSMHHHGCRQDLASFNTILDILCKSRRVEMAHNLFKTFRSRFNCDSVTYNIIANGWCLIKRPPMALQVFKEMVERGIMPTLVTYNIILKGYFMTRQLNEAWEFFLEMKRRKCEIDVVTYTTMIYGFGVAGEVKKSKRIFDEMVGEGVVPNVATYNALVHVLCKKDNVENAVLVFEEMVVKGFVPNSVSYNAVIRGFCHAGEMERALRFMARMEKEGCQPNVQTYNVVIRYLCDAGDIEKGLELFEKMADGSCLPNLDTYNVLISAMFIRKKSEDLMVAGKLLLEMINRGFLPRKFTFNRVLNGLVLTGNQDFAREILSMQSRCGRLPRQLKL, from the exons atgctcACTCGGGCACTGCCCAAACTCCCTAAACCAAAAACCTCATTCTCGGTCCCACCTCGAACATTTTCCTCCTGCACCCACTGTCCATCGCCACCCCAACCGGCAGCAGAAGAAGATGCTAATGCCGTAGCCAAACTCGTCCTCCAATCAGATCCCAAAACCCTCTCCGAAGCCCTAGCAAAGCCCACCTTCCAATGGTCCCCGCACCTTGTCGACAGGGTTTTGAAGCTTCTGTGGAACCACGGGCCCAAAGCCGTCCAATTCTTCAACGCCCTGTTCCGCCACCCGACCTACGTCCACTCTCCTTCTTCGTTCGACCACGCTGTTGACATCGCAGCACGCATGCGCGACTATCAGGCCGCGTGGGCCCTTGTGGTTCGCATGCGCTCCCTCCGCATTGGGCCCACTCCCAAGACCCTTGCCATCCTAGCCGAGCGCTATGCCTCCGCTGGAAAAGCCCATCGGGCTGTTAATGTGTTCCTGTCCATGCACCACCACGGCTGCCGCCAG GACCTTGCCTCTTTCAACACCATCCTTGACATTTTGTGCAAATCAAGGCGCGTGGAGATGGCTCATAACCTCTTCAAGACATTCAGGAGCAGGTTTAATTGTGACAGTGTCACCTATAACATAATCGCCAATGGTTGGTGCTTGATTAAGCGACCCCCTATGGCGTTGCAGGTGTTTAAGGAGATGGTTGAGAGAGGCATCATGCCAACGCTGGTGACATATAACATAATCTTGAAAGGGTATTTTATGACTCGTCAATTGAATGAAGCTTGGGAGTTTTTCTTGGagatgaagaggaggaagtgCGAGATTGATGTTGTTACATACACTACTATGATTTATGGGTTCGGGGTTGCGGGAGAGGTTAAGAAATCAAAGAGGATTTTTGATGAAATGGTTGGAGAAGGGGTTGTTCCAAATGTTGCTACTTATAATGCTTTGGTGCATGTTCTGTGCAAGAAGGATAATGTGGAGAATGCTGTCTTGGTTTTTGAAGAGATGGTGGTGAAGGGGTTTGTGCCAAATTCAGTTTCTTACAATGCTGTGATAAGAGGGTTTTGTCATGCTGGTGAGATGGAGAGGGCATTGCGGTTTATGGCTAGAATGGAGAAAGAGGGGTGTCAGCCAAATGTTCAAACGTATAATGTGGTGATTCGGTATTTATGTGATGCTGGGGATATTGAGAAGGGTTTGGAGTTGTTTGAGAAGATGGCGGATGGGTCATGCTTGCCGAATCTAGACACGTACAATGTTTTGATTAGCGCAATGTTTATTAGAAAGAAATCTGAGGATTTGATGGTGGCTGGAAAATTATTGTTAGAGATGATCAATAGAGGGTTTTTACCCCGGAAGTTTACTTTTAATCGTGTGCTAAATGGGCTTGTCCTAACCGGCAATCAAGATTTTGCAAGGGAGATTTTAAGTATGCAGAGCAGATGTGGTCGTCTTCCTCGTCAGTTGAAATTGTGA